From Pan paniscus chromosome 9, NHGRI_mPanPan1-v2.0_pri, whole genome shotgun sequence, the proteins below share one genomic window:
- the LOC100991181 gene encoding olfactory receptor 52W1 → MAETLQLNSTFLRPTFFILTGFPGLGSAQTWLTLVFGPIYLLALLGNGALLAVVWIDSTLHQPMFLLLAILAATDLGLATSIAPGLLAVLWLGPRSVPYAVCLVQMFFVHALTAMESGVLLAMACDRAAAIGRPLHYPVLVTKACVGYAALALALKAVAIVVPFPLLVAKFEHFQAKTIGHTYCAHMAVVELVVGNTQANNLYGLALSLAISGMDILGITGSYGLIAHAVLQLPTPEARAKAFGTCSSHICVILAFYIPGLFSYLTHRFGHHTVPKPVHILLSNIYLLLPPALNPLIYGARTKQIRDRLLETFTFRKSPL, encoded by the coding sequence atggcagaaactctacaactCAATTCCACCTTCCTACGCCCAACCTTCTTCATACTGACTGGCTTTCCAGGGCTAGGAAGTGCCCAGACTTGGCTGACACTGGTCTTTGGGCCCATTTATCTGCTGGCCCTGCTGGGCAATGGAGCACTGCTGGCAGTGGTGTGGATAGACTCCACACTGCACCAGCCCATGTTTCTACTGTTGGCCATCCTGGCAGCCACAGACCTGGGCTTAGCCACATCTATAGCCCCAGGGTTGCTGGCTGTGCTGTGGCTTGGGCCCCGATCTGTGCCATATGCTGTGTGCCTGGTCCAGATGTTCTTTGTACATGCACTGACTGCCATGGAATCAGGTGTGCTTTTGGCCATGGCCTGTGATCGTGCTGCAGCAATAGGGCGTCCACTGCACTACCCTGTCCTGGTCACCAAAGCCTGTGTGGGTTATGCAGCCTTGGCACTGGCACTGAAAGCTGTGGCTATTGTTGTACCTTTCCCACTGCTGGTGGCAAAGTTTGAGCACTTCCAAGCCAAGACCATAGGCCATACCTATTGTGCACACATGGCAGTGGTAGAACTGGTGGTGGGTAACACACAGGCCAACAACTTATATGGTCTGGCACTTTCACTGGCCATCTCAGGTATGGATATTCTGGGTATCACTGGCTCCTATGGACTCATTGCCCATGCTGTGCTGCAGCTACCTACCCCGGAGGCCCGTGCCAAGGCCTTTGGTACATGTAGTTCTCACATCTGTGTCATTCTGGCCTTCTACATACCTGGTCTCTTCTCCTACCTCACACACCGCTTTGGTCATCACACTGTCCCAAAGCCTGTGCACATCCTTCTCTCCAACATCTACTTGCTGCTGCCACCTGCCCTCAACCCCCTCATCTATGGGGCCCGCACCAAGCAGATCAGAGACCGACTCCTGGAAACCTTCACATTCAGAAAAAGCCCATTGTAA
- the C9H11orf42 gene encoding uncharacterized protein C11orf42 homolog, which translates to MLVGTPNLLTLDEADATWTLIKDKVIEEHFGPNAVAVPFLSDAACYDLLGVLVKQSRPAHTRLALPGRQGRRALKPVGPLPSLLEQAGSEGAFAHCTREYSPNGRAERAYEETRMLDGQPCKIRLHMGDLRKKVAFLLLPPGQVSLQQTLPWLRSTHSIYVIYQVFSCSWLQLGLMSTAREPQLLRLLRSLPVAFSCLKFSLQSKGVLGPQKPLTKDPLPHGANWVRPNLSIMPPLAPTSAPADTTEAADVPPPVPAPPTPPPQEGPEDKPTRFSYKGRNPFRRGPQILSENWLFSPRSPPPGAQGGGPRDPDGHSMSLPLLQGLSSEFDSDN; encoded by the exons ATGTTGGTGGGTACCCCCAACCTGCTGACACTGGATGAAGCTGATGCCACCTGGACCCTCATCAAGGATAAG GTCATCGAGGAGCACTTTGGGCCCAATGCAGTAGCAGTACCTTTCCTGTCAGATGCAGCCTGCTATGACCTACTGGGTGTGCTGGTAAAACAGTCCCGCCCAGCCCATACCCGCCTGGCTTTGCCAGGTCGGCAGGGCCGGAGGGCACTGAAACCAGTGGGGCCACTACCAAGCCTCCTGGAGCAGGCAGGATCTGAGGGTGCCTTCGCCCACTGCACTCGGGAATACTCACCAAATGGCCGAGCAGAGAGAGCCTATGAAGAGACGCGAATGTTGGATGGACAGCCCTGCAAGATCCGCCTACATATGGGTGACCTGCGCAAGAAGGTTGCCTTCCTGTTGCTGCCACCAGGGCAGGTGAGCCTACAGCAGACTCTTCCCTGGCTCCGAAGCACCCACAGCATCTATGTCATCTACCAGGTCTTCTCTTGTTCCTGGCTGCAGCTGGGGCTGATGTCTACAGCCCGTGAGCCCCAGCTCCTCCGGCTACTTCGGTCATTACCTGTtgccttctcctgcctcaagttTTCACTGCAGTCTAAGGGCGTGCTGGGACCACAGAAGCCTCTCACTAAAGACCCATTGCCCCATGGGGCCAACTGGGTCAGAcccaacctcagcatcatgccGCCTCTGGCCCCCACATCAGCACCTGCTGATACAACTGAAGCTGCTGATGTGCCCCCACCTGTCCCAGCCCCACCTACGCCACCTCCCCAGGAAGGGCCAGAGGACAAACCCaccagattctcctacaagggccGAAACCCCTTCCGGAGGGGGCCCCAGATACTGTCAG AGAACTGGCTCTTCAGCCCCCGCAGCCCTCCACCAGGAGCCCAGGGTGGGGGCCCCAGGGACCCCGACGGGCACTCCATGTCCCTGCCCCTGCTGCAGGGTCTATCCTCAGAGTTCGACAGTGACAACTGA